In the Hordeum vulgare subsp. vulgare chromosome 7H, MorexV3_pseudomolecules_assembly, whole genome shotgun sequence genome, one interval contains:
- the LOC123409818 gene encoding nuclear transcription factor Y subunit beta-like: MENFNVPNGAAAPAPTQATPVVREQDRLMPIANVIRIMRRALPAHAKISDDAKEAIQECVSEFISFVTGEANERCHMEHRKTVNAEDIVWALNRLGFDDYVLPLSVFLHRMREGEAGTGGAGAGDNRAATRAPPRAPPPALHAVPLQVLQRPMYAPPSPVQAQNHMQRPVYAPPVPVQVQNLVQRPVYAPPAPVQVQNLVQRPMSMYASPAPVQVQMQLGIYGPRAPVRGYPVTMSPVRSVVAPHVGEQCHAFGGEPVVAQQYYGYGYGEGAYGAGTSNNGGACADEESSSNGVPVPAVGTEEPEPAEEESQDKPVQSG, encoded by the coding sequence ATGGAGAACTTCAACGTCCCGAACGGAGCAGCGGCGCCGGCGCCAACTCAGGCGACGCCGGTGGTGCGGGAGCAGGACCGGCTGATGCCGATCGCGAACGTGATCCGCATCATGCGCCGTGCGCTCCCTGCCCACGCCAAGATCTCCGACGACGCCAAGGAGGCGATCCAGGAGTGCGTGTCGGAGTTCATCAGCTTCGTCACCGGCGAGGCCAACGAGCGGTGCCACATGGAGCACCGCAAGACCGTCAACGCGGAAGACATCGTGTGGGCCCTGAACCGCCTCGGCTTCGACGACTACGTCCTGCCCCTCAGCGTCTTCCTGCACCGCATGCGCGAGGGCGAGGCGGGGACAGGTGGTGCCGGTGCAGGCGACAACCGCGCCGCCACGAGGGCGCctccccgcgcgccgccgcccgctctCCACGCCGTGCCGTTGCAGGTACTGCAGCGTCCCATGTACGCGCCCCCGTCTCCGGTGCAGGCTCAGAATCACATGCAGAGGCCAGTGTACGCGCCCCCGGTTCCGGTGCAGGTTCAGAATCTGGTGCAGCGGCCAGTGTACGCGCCCCCGGCTCCGGTGCAGGTTCAGAATCTGGTGCAGCGCCCCATGTCCATGTACGCTTCCCCGGCTCCTGTTCAGGTTCAGATGCAGCTGGGCATCTACGGGCCCCGGGCTCCGGTGCGCGGGTACCCCGTCACGATGTCCCCCGTGCGGTCCGTCGTCGCGCCGCACGTCGGCGAGCAGTGCCATGCGTTCGGCGGAGAACCCGTCGTGGCCCAGCAATACTACGGGTACGGGTACGGGGAAGGAGCGTACGGCGCTGGTACTAGCAACAACGGAGGAGCCTGTGCCGACGAGGAGAGCTCGTCCAACGGCGTGCCGGTGCCGGCGGTGGGCACGGAGGAGCCGGAGCCAGCGGAAGAAGAATCGCAGGACAAGCCCGTCCAATCTGGCTAG